Proteins found in one Sorghum bicolor cultivar BTx623 chromosome 1, Sorghum_bicolor_NCBIv3, whole genome shotgun sequence genomic segment:
- the LOC8082625 gene encoding telomerase reverse transcriptase isoform X3, producing MGAQTTCASELVSSLSWEILLQRIGDLLMCYILRHSSIFVPVKKDGFFQVTGLPLNVFLQKPMFADMTKNQQPQSTKGKYLCYLCQMSQNISGGHVNNSKVAFPSPDTSTWKFDNPKSSGSYGSAKFTEPNCLIEECNRSELPFTNGSIKCSSLDYQNPRKRKRLYSWQRHNKQKQICSEDRLSTGGSKINISRVGVHDVLLEDLGATVNDKVQFLEPTVDNDYLAKSSDVTHSHAKEPYGVLSYEKSPSSVFDVRPSQCNNTSKIQSTFPQVGLPNFMHLNNGPICFNCLMLNSSKCVSVDLLISRHAIFYNRRTSYNIFHGNHILNRRKRSDALSLIIHIFGIKGCCTNLLKRDCHVSSTTNSNCLCLSLPKLMNKLIRNSKRCQYKKLFLKHCSVNSKRATDVAKNYNGKTQYLVEEKSEYYDQPYVQLEAYNTHQQVVSFIWAVLTRIIPEPLLGNSCSKRSLRINIWKFIKLRRYEKNCLKDCIGELKVSHYSWISNIELSDCYCSDLMKKEIWLSTGSDEEKLQNLLHCWISWMFSDIVIPLLKAYFYVTERESRRYDVFYYPKTVWKDLTSTAIASLNKQNLRILRGTSRKKVRQLCCSSRVRFVPKAKDMRPLVNLKAQSKNVLLNNCHLIIKKVRDENPDKFGSSVFDYNNVHQNLWHFISSVRSHLKEKFKIYIVVADVSKAYDCINHDMLLKVVDDALKCDDYVLRKCKKVVCNWSKNALYRFDSNVSISNGDGICDFSIQLSSRGGILVDQGKFNKIQKKEIQCFLSKQVNCNVLKIGQNFYSQQIGIIQGNKLSPKLCSLYFGHLENSVLSEFLHDSKIDSKKDVSTPKSLLMRFIDDFIFISFSKEHALDFFNRIRRGFSDYNCYMNDRKYGFNFEVANSEHCCNRIYRSDDGFSFIPWSGLLINCETLEIQADYTRYLDISSTITVKTHSSAKYLESKLRHYMRPKCHPIFFDSTINSPGTVRLNIYQAFLLCAMKFHCYFRSMPDASIRKLELLHIIKRTFRYMHSLIVRRIHDVELQYNVRPVLKLRRKETMWLGLSAYLRVLQKKQSRYKDLLALLREEIQRCGHLDHHNDGLRYAVDDSHSSMFWKFKF from the exons ATG GGTGCCCAAACTACGTGTGCTAGTGAGCTTGTTTCTTCTTTATCTTGGGAAATTCTCTTGCAAAGG ATTGGGGATTTACTCATGTGCTATATTCTAAGGCATTCATCAATATTTGTGCCTGTTAAGAAGGACGGTTTTTTTCAAGTAACTGGCCTCCCACTCAATGTTTTCCTGCAAAAGCCTATGTTTGCGGATATGACAAAAAATCAACAACCCCAATCCACGAAAGGAAAATACTTG TGCTATCTGTGCCAGATGTCACAAAACATATCTGGAGGCCATGTCAACAATTCAAAAGTTGCATTCCCTTCTCCAGATACCAGCACTTGGAAATTTGATAATCCAAAAAGCTCTGGAAGTTATGGTTCTGCAAAATTTACAGAACCCAATTGTTTAATTGAGGAATGTAATCGCTCAGAACTTCCTTTCACTAATGGATCAATAAAGTGTTCCAGTTTAGATTATCAGAATCCTAGGAAAAGAAAACGGCTGTACAGTTGGCAACGCCACAACAAACAGAAGCAGATTTGTTCTGAGGACAGGTTGTCAACTGGGGGGAGTAAAATAAACATCAGTCGAGTTGGTGTCCATGATGTATTACTGGAGGACTTGGGTGCTACGGTGAATGATAAAGTGCAGTTTTTGGAACCAACAGTAGATAATGATTATTTAGCAAAGAGCAGTGATGTGACTCATTCACATGCTAAAGAGCCATATGGTGTATTGTCCTATGAAAAATCACCAAGTTCTGTGTTTGATGTTAGACCTTCCCAGTGTAACAATACATCGAAAATTCAATCTACATTCCCTCAAGTTGGACTTCCCAATTTCATGCATCTCAAT AATGGTCCCATTTGCTTCAATTGCTTAATGTTGAATTCTTCCAAATGTGTATCAGTGGATTTGCTTATATCAAGACATGCTATCTTCTACAACAGAAGGACTTCCTACAACATCTTCCATGGCAACC ACATATTAAACAGAAGGAAAAGATCAGATGCATTATCTCTTATAATACATATATTTGGAATCAAGGGATGCTGCACAAATTTACTGAAACGTGACTGCCATGTGTCTAGTACAACAAATTCTAATTGCTT GTGCCTTTCACTGCCTAAACTAATGAATAAGCTCATCAGAAATTCTAAGCGCTGCCAGTATAAGAAACTATTTCTGAAGCATTGTTCTGTCAATTCCAAG CGTGCAACTGATGTTGCCAAGAATTATAATGGCAAGACACAATATTTAGTTGAAGAGAAATCGGAATATTATGATCAACCTTATGTTCAGTTGGAGGCTTATAATACACATCAGCAAGTAGTTTCCTTTATTTGGGCAGTGTTGACACGAATTATACCCGAGCCGTTGCTAGGAAACTCTTGCAGCAAGAGATCTTTAAGGATAAACATTTGGAAGTTTATTAAGTTGCGTAGGTATGAAAAAAATTGCTTGAAAGATTGTATTGGTGAGCTGAAAGTATCACATTATTCTTGGATATCAAATATTGAATTATCTGATTGCTATTGCTCTGATCTAATGAAGAAGGAAATTTGGTTATCAACTGGATCTGACGAGGAGAAACTTCAGAATCTACTACATTGTTGGATTAGCTGGATGTTTTCTGATATTGTGATACCATTACTGAAGGCATATTTTTATGTTACAGAACGAGAATCAAGAAGATATGATGTTTTCTATTATCCAAAGACAGTTTGGAAAGACTTAACTAGTACTGCTATTGCTTCCTTAAACAAACAAAACCTAAGGATTTTGCGTGGTACATCCAGAAAAAAAGTAAGACAATTATGTTGTTCTTCAAGAGTGAGGTTTGTTCCAAAAGCAAAAGATATGAGACCATTAGTAAATCTCAAAGCTCAATCAAAAAATGTCCTCCTCAATAATTGTCATCTGATTATAAAAAAAGTAAGGGATGAGAATCCAGACAAGTTTGGTTCTTCTGTTTTTGATTACAATAATGTGCATCAAAATCTCTGGCATTTTATTTCTTCAGTAAGAAGTCACCTGAAGGAAAAATTCAAGATATATATTGTTGTTGCCGATGTATCAAAGGCATAcgattgcattaatcatgataTGTTACTGAAAGTTGTGGATGATGCGTTGAAATGTGATGACTATGTTTTGAGGAAATGCAAAAAAGTAGTTTGCAACTGGTCTAAGAATGCCCTCTACCGTTTTGATTCAAATGTTTCTATCTCCAACGGTGATGGTATATGTGATTTCTCGATTCAGTTATCATCAAGGGGTGGCATTTTAGTTGACCAG GGAAAATTTAACAAGATACAAAAGAAAGAGATTCAGTGTTTCCTTTCGAAGCAAGTGAATTGCAATGTTTTGAAGATTGGGCAAAACTTTTACTCACAACAAATAGGCATCATTCAAGGAAACAAGTTATCTCCCAAACTTTGTTCCCTGTACTTTGGTCATCTTGAAAATTCTGTGCTTTCGGAATTTCTTCATGATAGCAAGATTGATTCAAAAAAGGACGTTTCAACACCTAAAAGTTTATTAATGAGGTTCATTGATGATTtcatattcatatctttctccaaGGAGCATGCTCTAGATTTTTTCAATAGGATAAGAAGAGGGTTTTCCGACTACAATTGCTACATGAATGACAGAAAATATGGTTTCAACTTCGAGGTTGCAAATAGTGAGCATTGTTGTAATAGGATCTACAGGTCTGATGATGGATTCTCTTTCATACCATGGAGTGGATTGCTTATTAATTGTGAAACTTTGGAAATTCAAGCTGATTATACAAG GTATCTGGACATTTCCTCCACCATCACTGTTAAGACACATTCTTCAGCAAAGTACCTTGAGAGCAAGCTACGCCATTACATGCGTCCGAAGTGTCATCCCATTTTCTTTGATTCCACGATCAACTCACCAGGCACAGTAAGACTGAATATATATCAAGCTTTCCTCTTATGTGCAATGAAGTTTCATTGTTATTTCCGGAGCATGCCTGATGCCAGCATTAGGAAACTGGAGCTACTGCATATAATTAAGAGAACTTTCAG GTATATGCATAGCCTCATCGTCAGGCGAATCCACGACGTGGAGCTGCAATACAATGTACGCCCAGTTCTGAAGCTTAGGCGAAAAGAAACCATGTGGCTCGGCCTATCAGCATACCTTCGAGTGCTTCAGAAGAAGCAATCACGTTACAAGGATTTGTTGGCATTGCTGAGAGAGGAAATTCAGAGGTGTGGCCATCTGGACCATCACAATGATGGTTTGCGCTATGCTGTGGATGACTCTCACTCGTCAATGTTCTGGAAATTTAAGTTTTAG